A window of Ipomoea triloba cultivar NCNSP0323 chromosome 2, ASM357664v1 contains these coding sequences:
- the LOC116011146 gene encoding uncharacterized protein LOC116011146: MGALTLGSPMAGISCMSRKWMVLEVPTENKGCCGFPSFLPKEVHKIKDPFARTLAQRIQRLPVQVGLSEGCIMSSCVKPKIQSCGANPVVLLHCFDSSCLEWRCAYPLLEEAGLEAWAIDVLGWGFSDLARLPPCNSASKRYHLYQLWKAHIKRPMILVGPSLGAAVAIDFAVNFPEAVDKLVLINASVYLEGAGFWTKLPRMMAYAAASLLKSIPVRMYAKLMAFDGISLSTCIDLTEVSRLHCLLPWWKDATVNYMLSGGYNVVDQIKQVKQETLIIWGACDNILRKELAHRLRSELPNAIVSLIPKCGHLPHVEKPDSVAKLIAEFTNGKKEASFL; this comes from the exons ATGGGAGCTTTAACCTTAGGATCTCCAATGGCAGGAATAAGTTGTATGTCCAGAAAGTGGATGGTGTTGGAGGTCCCTACTGAGAATAAGGGCTGTTGTGGATTTCCATCTTTCCTTCCTAAGGAAGTTCACAAAATCAAAGACCCTTTTGCCAGAACTTTGGCTCAGAGAATCCAGAGGCTTCCTGTCCAG GTTGGACTGTCTGAAGGGTGTATAATGAGTAGTTGTGTGAAGCCAAAGATACAAAGCTGCGGCGCAAATCCAGTGGTTCTTCTCCACTGTTTTGACAG TTCTTGCCTGGAATGGAGGTGTGCATATCCCTTGCTTGAGGAAGCTGGCTTAGAGGCCTGGGCCATAGATGTTCTTGGATGGGGTTTCTCTGATTTAG CAAGGCTTCCTCCTTGTAACTCAGCATCAAAGAGATACCACTTGTACCAG CTCTGGAAGGCTCATATCAAACGACCGATGATACTAGTTGGCCCGAGCCTTGGTGCTGCAGTTGCAATCGACTTCGCCGTCAATTTCCCAGAAGCT GTTGATAAATTGGTTTTGATCAATGCAAGCGTTTATCTGGAAGGCGCGGGATTTTGGACAAAGCTGCCAAGAATGATGGCTTATGCTGCA GCCTCTCTGCTGAAGAGCATCCCGGTAAGGATGTATGCGAAACTAATGGCTTTTGATGGTATATCGCTGTCTACCTGCATCGATTTGACTGAGGTAAGCCGGCTACACTGTCTGTTACCCTGGTGGAAAGATGCCACTGTTAACTACATGCTCAGTGGGGGGTACAATGTTGTTGATCAAATCAAACAG GTCAAACAAGAAACTCTCATCATCTGGGGCGCCTGCGATAACATACTCAGAAAGGAGCTTGCTCAT AGACTGAGAAGTGAGTTGCCCAATGCGATTGTGAGTCTGATCCCAAAATGTGGCCATCTGCCCCATGTTGAGAAGCCAGACTCAGTGGCAAAGCTGATTGCAGAGTTTACAAATGGCAAAAAGGAGGCATCTTTTCTTTAG